From Theileria annulata chromosome 1, complete sequence, *** SEQUENCING IN PROGRESS ***, one genomic window encodes:
- a CDS encoding uncharacterized protein (1 probable transmembrane helix predicted for TA19650 by TMHMM2.0 at aa 30-52;~Signal peptide predicted for TA19650 by SignalP 2.0 HMM (Signal peptide probability 0.733, signal anchor probability 0.264) with cleavage site probability 0.664 between residues 51 and 52) has product MSKAVYARLWMATSQFQLRRQYGWMHVWKRLSPLALVCGALGLWMYFPALSYDNQKRVTFGLWNPPDVDSDKLFKNILRLYFSLKMKLFPAFLSHLICLSLTIALSSPNFSYVSAEFTANKDNFFAENVLSHLYKLGDEMYTESPENKKLLRQILDTTSESFDYNGYKWLLEESMICLNIQQLVNEVDNLTNRKSSKRFTQALDHPRFNKPHCDRGSWVDPMSGLSSFGNFPGGPYRGSGFSLTTWMGNMYKNVHTPESANEPSAANMALQIFNMVKGVIQTIIAIIVDTVPPIVIGKFPAKYAAKVGRTDDFRYKTCASIFPMCATGAAQVAQTFPICFPQCLAVLVACPGFWIDGTLKFSLISFTRYWRSLWIKPFINYPRIPPQYTSYDASKLYPEMCPKYDPNQDLPLDLYSKKDGFHSSIADASNEKAEKLPLYEKLIRSLEFHYGPRPKPCDCEKMKAKCQLHIPYPIHIKASEQVSETHYEKPELTSEDEKRCCEECKPIWEAIYSVK; this is encoded by the exons ATGTCTAAGGCCGTTTATGCTAGGCTTTGGATGGCCACTTCACAGTTTCAACTCAGAAGGCAGTACGGTTGGATGCATGTATG GAAACGCCTTTCACCTCTAGCTCTTGTTTGTGGAGCCCTTGGACTTTGGATGTACTTCCCTGCTCTTAGCTATGATAATCAAAAACGAGTTACATTTGGTTTATGGAATCCTCCTGATGTTg ATAGCGACAAACtctttaaaaatatattaagattatattt TTctttgaaaatgaaattatttcCCGCTTTCTTATCGCATTTAATCTGCCTTTCTCTTACTATCGCACTGAGTTCCCCCAATTTTAGCTATGTTTCAGCAGAATTCACTGCAAATAAAGACAATTTTTTCGCAGAAAACGTTTTATCGCATCTTTATAAATTGGGAGATGAAATGTACACAGAGTCTCCGGAGAATAAAAAGCTTTTGAGACAAATTTTGGACACAACCTCGGAGTCGTTTGATTACAACGGTTATAAATGGTTATTGGAGGAAAGTATGATATGCTTAAATATACAACAGTTAGTTAATGAAGTAGATAATT tGACCAATAGAAAGTCAAGTAAAAGGTTTACCCAGGCTTTGGATCATCCAAGGTTCAACAAACCACAT TGTGACAGAGGAAGTTGGGTTGATCCTATGAGCGGATTGAGTTCCTTTGGAAACTTTCCAGGCGGGCCTTACAGAGGTTCAGGCTTCAGCTTAACCACATG GATGGGAAACATGTATAAAAACGTCCATACACCCGAATCTGCGAATG AACCGTCCGCTGCAAACATGGCgttacaaatatttaacatGGTTAAAGGAGTAATTCAAACAATTATTGCAATAATAGTCGATACAGTACCCCCAATAGTCATCGGAAA ATTCCCTGCAAAATACGCAGCTAAGGTAGGAAGAACAGACGACTTTAGATACAAAACATg CGCTAGTATTTTCCCAATGTGCGCTACTGGTGCAg CTCAAGTCGCTCAAACATTTCCCATATG TTTTCCCCAATGTCTGGCGGTACTGGTGGCCTGTCCCGGATTCTGGATAGATGGtactttaaaatttagtCTAATAAGTTTTACCAGATATTGGCGCAGCCTGTGGATCAAAC CATTTATAAATTACCCGAGAATACCACCTCAATATACATCATACGATGCGTCGAAACTATATCCTGAAATGTGCCCCAAATATGACCCCAACCAAG ACCTACCACTTGACCTGTATAGCAAAAAGGACGGGTTTCACTCCTCAATAGCAGATGCATCAAACGAAAAGGCTGAGAAATTACCTCTTTATGAAAAACTAATCAGATCTCTGGAGTTTCATTACGGACCAAGACCAAAACCATGTGATTGCGAAAAAATGAAAGCCAAGTGTCAACTCCACATTCCATATCCTATACAT ATCAAGGCTTCTGAACAAGTATCAGAGACTCATTACGAGAAACCTGAACTTACAAGTGAGGATGAAAAAAGATGTTGTGAAGAATGCAAACCAATTTGGGAAGCCATTTACTCCgttaaataa
- a CDS encoding ABC transporter, putative (4 probable transmembrane helices predicted for TA19645 by TMHMM2.0 at aa 117-139, 203-225, 297-319 and 332-354) yields the protein MGNRVSVHSEEVRRYSENASLSESVIRFAKELEPDEKYHLVLGSLGLMANAVTNMLYPRIIGLLIDSSELSQTSSLEKCPEYSFPLPLFAINNLFSKLDGLGSDCLFNRILACSIPLYIVGSMASWFRVYHTQTAIYLIQKRYRRKVFRKILSQNLLFFHSHTCNYLLSKLLNDCEEGPKTLVESQMQFLRCCNSTIGGTCHLFSISAKLALVILVSLPLIGVTIRQLSSMVKRYHSLKKKRLENVMGKCKPTKAEEVISGIENVISFSNEEYEANSFMNSLNECDEVSIRANSSEGIMMGSILASFNLSTLIMIYFGSKQMRSGSLTVGKFASFIIYGSLIGLGVSGLSKIYTDVVRSTNSMRSVYEITDLKEPEEKLLELEEVEGDLEVGSVFFQFPKIQPVNKLQHISELDNEFEEGELNLENEIINGVSFKIKAGDVVGIVGPSGAGKTTLCKLIMGIYKPTSGKILLDSNDISNLSSKWLRRSVFSILTQEPILFSMSIEENMKYGNKKATKEQVIEACKQCNLHEFIESRPSKYDTIVGPKGCTLSTGQKQRIALVRTILKESKVLILDEPTSSLDGYSEELVTQAIEMAKNEKTLIIVTHNAEIVKKVNKVLVLNRGMEYFGTVEEAKVNSPTFKLIFPNILP from the exons ATGGGTAATAGAGTATCAGTTCATAGTGAAGAGGTCAGGAGATACTCCGAAAATGCCTCCTTGTCTGAATCAGTTATCAGATTTGCAAAGGAATTGGAACCCGATGAAAAGTATCACCTTGTTCTGGGAAGCCTAGGGCTGATGGCTAACGCAGTAACTAACATGCTATATCCAAGAATAATAGGATTACTAATAGATTCGTCAGAGTTGTCCCAAACATCCTCACTTGAAAAATGCCCAGAATATTCCTTCCCACTCCCACTCTTTGCTATCAATAACTTATTCTCAAAGTTAGACGGGCTAGGATCAGACTGCTTATTTAACAGGATCTTAGCATGCTCAATCCCACTGTATATTGTGGGAAGTATGGCATCTTGGTTTAGAGTGTATCACACACAAACAGCAATTTACTTGATTCAAAAGAGATATAGAAGGAAGGTGTTCAGAAAAATACTCTCACAAAACCTATTATTCTTTCATTCACATACCTGTAATTATCTTTTATCCAAGTTGCTCAATGACTGCGAAGAGGGACCGAAGACTTTAGTGGAAAGCCAAATGCAGTTTCTTAGATGCTGTAACTCAACCATAGGAGGAACCTGCCACCTGTTCTCAATTTCAGCCAAACTGGCACTTGTGATACTAGTATCACTGCCACTTATTGGGGTTACGATAAGACAGCTGTCGTCTATGGTGAAGAGGTATCATTCTCTTAAGAAAAAAAGACTTGAAAACGTTATGGGTAAGTGTAAACCTA CCAAGGCTGAAGAGGTTATCAGTGGAATAGAAAACGTTATTTCATTCTCGaat GAGGAATACGAAGCGAATTCATTTATGAATAGTTTAAACGAATGCGATGAAGTTTCAATTCGAGCTAACAGCTCAGAAGGAATTATGATGGGCTCGATACTAGCAAGCTTTAACCTTTCAACCCTAATTATGATTTACTTCGGGTCTAAGCAAATGAGATCCGGTTCACTCACAGTGG GGAAATTTGCGTCATTTATCATTTACGGAAGTTTAATAGGACTTGGAGTGTCTGGATTGTCAAAG ATATATACTGACGTTGTGAGAAGCACAAATTCTATGCGCAGCGTGTATGAAATAACTGATTTGAAGGAGCCGGAGGAGAAATTGCTTGAACTAGAAGAG GTTGAGGGAGATTTAGAAGTAGGTTCGGTATTTTTCCAATTCCCCAAGATTCAACcagttaataaattacaacaTATTAGTGAACTTGATAATGAGTTTGAAGAGGGTGAACTAAATCTTGAGAATGAGATAATAAACGGAGTGTCATTTAAGATTAAGGCAGGAGATGTGGTTGGGATAGTGGGACCGAGTGGAGCAGGTAAAACAACtttgtgtaaattaatcaTGGGAATTTACAAGCCAACCTCAGGAAAGATTCTACTAGACTCAAATGACATAAGTAACCTAAGTTCTAAATGGCTAAGAAGATCAGTTTTCTCAATCTTGACACAGGAACCCATTCTGTTCTCTATGTCAATTGAggaaaatatgaaatacGGAAATAAAAAGGCAACAAAAGAACAAGTTATAGAAGCTTGTAAACAGTGCAATTTGCATGAGTTCATAGAATCACGGCCTTCCAAATATGATACAATAGTGGGACCCAAAGGATGCACACTTTCTACTGGACAAAAACAGAGAATAGCCCTGG TGAGAACAATACTGAAAGAATCTAAGGTCTTAATACTGGATGAGCCAACGTCAAGCTTAGATGGGTACTCAGAAGAACTGGTTACACAGGCAATTGAGAT GGCgaaaaatgaaaaaacaCTTATCATAGTGACACATAATGCCGAAATCGTTAAGAAGGTGAACAAGGTATTGGTTCTAAACAGAGGAATGGAATACTTCGGAACTGTAGAGGAAGCAAAAGTAAACAGTCCAACCTTTAAGCTCATTTTCCCCAATATATTACCTTAA
- a CDS encoding uncharacterized protein (Signal peptide predicted for TA19635 by SignalP 2.0 HMM (Signal peptide probability 0.906, signal anchor probability 0.000) with cleavage site probability 0.389 between residues 26 and 27), producing MFSFKLIFYKLSKCVILLLFLHNRISQSNDDIQKLKNDIMVMDSNVQDLANVLDKSLYNSFQIYDSVCLGGNVMTSGIKTKGLVGYWTFDKLYPVDETGNGNHFYSPVVSGPPSNGHGSSLSFTAESSYKIRATESLSLSQFTITIRLYLLGDYSPNFRNLLSRNYYNPQSPNILFYPYNNKLSVRVFTESGDIEGLSSNSSIPLRRWTQLTVVCTEDAVKIYINGMLDNSIGLRGKPTLSSGDLVMGKALRYDGFRGYVDDLRIYNYGMGSHEVAAFVSDSLTGFDNSFRVQLGCTFCGHKEASSNGFCPSGFKLCTLDQLYISGAHIARVNGWLHSSNQIWYKNTKNTQNESRAALCCS from the exons atgtttagttttaaattaattttttataaattatccAAATGTGTGATACTTTTGCTCTTTTTACACAATCGGATCTCCCAATCAAACGATGATATCCAAAAACTCAAGaatg ATATAATGGTCATGGACTCTAATGTGCAGGACCTTGCGAACGTTTTGGATAAATCATTGTATAATTCCTTCCAAATTTACGACTCAGTTTGCCTAG GTGGAAATGTAATGACTTCTGGTATAAAAACTAAGGGTTTAGTTGGTTACTGGACTTTTGATAAGCTGTACCCCGTTGACGAGACCGGTAACGGGAACCATTTCTACTCACCTGTCGTATCAGGTCCTCCTTCAAATG GTCATGGTTCCAGTCTCTCCTTCACTGCCG AAAGTTCTTACAAAATTAGGGCCACAGAATCGCTTTCTTTGAGCCAATTTACTATCACTATAAGGCTATACCTGCTGGGCGATTACTCCCCCAATTTTCGTAACCTTTTGTCTCGGAACTACTACAACCCTCAGTCTCCTAACATTTTGTTTTACCCTTATAACAACAAGTTGTCTGTTAGAGTGTTTACAGAGAGTGGAGATATCGAAGGACTTTCCTCGAATTCTTCAATACCATTAAGGCGGTGGACTCAACTCACAGTAGTATGCACTGAGGATGCcgttaaaatttatattaac GGAATGCTCGATAATTCAATC GGCCTGAGGGGAAAACCTACTCTCAGTTCTGGAGATTTAGTGATGGGGAAAGCACTCAGATACGATGGATTCAGG GGTTATGTTGACGATTTGAGAATATACAACTATGGTATGGGATCACACGAAGTTGCTGCCTTTGTATCAGACAGCCTCACCGGCTTCGACAACTCGTTTAGAGTTCAGCTTGGTTGCACATTTTGTGGCCACAAAGAAGCTAGCTCAAATGGGTTCTGTCCCTCAGGGTTCAAGCTTTGCACTCTCGATCAACTTTACATCAGTGGAGCTCATATCGCAAGAGTTAACGGCTGGTTACACTCAAGTAACCAGATTTGGTACAAAAACACCAAAAACACTCAAAACGAATCCAGAGCTGCACTTTGCTGTTCTTAA
- a CDS encoding acyl transferase, putative (Alternative gene structure possible; 1 or more introns possible in exon 9 in the current gene model; contains 5 putative transmembrane domains;~6 probable transmembrane helices predicted for TA19620 by TMHMM2.0 at aa 144-166, 222-244, 251-273, 383-405, 452-474 and 489-511), with protein MINKQSLPNKSRSKSLKQICRSISTFFLNDFSKKTQINPQNINFVTNSKYNESKSTFYQSKQAQESVGRIPSHRRGSIRKKRSNSAPNRLLVDFSSLNKPGETQKDYSGRHMKMCKSNIICRPLHEILHTECRQSLLSTGMKHLNLSGFVNLVFVILVAMNFRLVINNFRKYGLLMEIPKGFTQMYQDWPLLRCTLKTHISILFAWGIERYIAPLSTKPLTLPMVLLQLLNILIVLLYPYLTVISYKTEPSLSALMLITSVVWAFKMYSFHHVCFDYRKALCNGDNLLEVCKIKKEAKIASTYPNCIKLTEFYRFIIMPTVCFQVTKLSFHNFTLCICTNDRILADQYIVVAVSNTFTMDEFKSANFFTVACHIIDRMLLLSVPILYCWLLMFVVIFHFWCNFLAEITRFGDRRFYGDWWNASCFAEYWRKWNLPIHQFLIRHISKPLTNLGLPRGLINIVVFVISAALHEYLISVPLGLGWTGYVFWAMMGQIPLLLFTDMDVVCFLIHIDSSVKNKKYGENKILQIKNNKTLGNVLFWCLFCFTGQPVRIVRLRPPNSLNLIKFLLHDYYMEMRLELDHMPPVSDQKCTFDLWGIGICSFN; from the exons ATGATTAATAAGCAATCACTTCCAAATAAATCCAGATCGAAATCACTTAAGCAGATTTGTAGGTCAATTAGCACCTTTTTCTTGAACGATTTCAGTAAAAAGACCCAAATTAACCCACAaaacataaattttgtCACTAATTCTAAATATAATGAGAGCAAAAGCACATTTTATCAGAGCAAGCAAGCACAGGAATCTGTGGGCAGAATCCCAAGCCATAGACGAGGAAGTATCAGGAAAAAAAGATCAAATAGTGCGCCAAATAGACTATTGGTGGACTTTTCGTCCTTAAATAAGCCAGGAGAGACCCAAAAGGATTATTCAGGAAG GCATatgaaaatgtgtaagagtaatataatatgtaGACCACTTCACGAAATTCTGCACACTGAGTGCCGGCAAAGCCTCTTATCCACAGGAATGAAACACTTAAATTTATCGGGATTTGTAAACTTagtttttgtaattttagtAGCCATGAACTTTAGGCTCGTCATCAACAATTTCAGAAAATATG GACTTTTGATGGAAATACCGAAGGGATTTACACAAATGTACCAAGATTGGCCCCTACTGCGATGTACCCTAAAG ACACATATATCAATATTGTTCGCCTGGGGTATAGAACGTTACATAGCACCGCTATCGACTAAACCACTAACACTACCCATGGTTCTACTTCAGCTTTTGAACATTTTGATTGTTCTACTATACCCATATCTCACCGTTATATCGTATAAAACAGAACCAT CGCTATCGGCACTGATGCTGATCACATCAGTAGTTTGGGCCTTTAAAATGTATTCATTCCATCACGTCTGCTTCGATTACAGAAAAGCACTTTG TAACGGCGATAATTTGTTGGAAGTGtgtaaaatcaaaaaagAAGCGAAGATAGCCTCAACATACCCCAACTGTATCAAGCTCACCGAGTTTTACAGATTCATTATTATGCCAACAGTTTGCTTCCAAGTAACTAAATTGTCTTTTCACAACTTTACA TTGTGCATATGTACGAATGATAGAATTTTGGCTGACCAGTACATAGTGGTGGCCGTGTCGAATACATTCACCATGGACGAATTTAAATCTGCAAACTTCTTCACAGTTGCATGCCATATTATAGACAGA ATGTTACTATTATCGGTCCCCATTCTCTACTGTTGGCTTCTCATGTTCGTAGTCATTTTCCACTTTTGGTGCAATTTCCTAGCTGAAATCACTCGGTTTGGAGATAGACGTTTCTACGGA GACTGGTGGAATGCGTCCTGTTTCGCAGAGTACTGGAGGAAGTGGAATCTGCCCATACATCAGTTTCTAATAAGGCATATAAGTAAACCGTTGACTAACTTGGGCTTACCCAGAGGGCTCATTAACATCGTGGTTTTCGTGATCTCAGCGGCGCTCCACGAGTACCTAATATCGGTACCGCTGGGATTGGGATGGACAGGCTACGTTTTTTGGGCCATGATGGGACAAATCCCGCTACTGCTTTTTACAGACATGGATGTGGTATGTTTTCTAATCCACATAGATAGTTctgttaaaaataaaaaatatggTGAAAATAAAATCCTTCAGataaaaaacaacaaaACTCTCGGAAATGTTCTCTTCTGGTGTTTATTCTGCTTTACCGGACAACCAGTTA GGATCGTTCGTCTGAGGCCACCTAATTCTCTAAAtcttattaaatttttattacatGACTATTATATGGAGATGCGTCTGGAGTTAGACCATATGCCTCCAGTTTCTGATCAAAAGTGCACCTTTGACCTATGGGGAATAGGTATCTGCAGTTTTAACTAA